From Streptomyces sp. SAI-135:
CCGCACGGCGTGTTCGGCAACGCCTTCCTGGACCGGCTGTTCCGCTAGGGCGTCAAGTGGGCCTGCACCGTGGGGGCGTAGCGGTCCACGAGGTCGTCCACGGCTCTCGCCCGCAGCTCGGCGCCCCGGGCGATGCCGTACATCACGCCCAGGCCGAGGAGGGTGCCCACCGCCAGTTCGGCGCGCAGGCCTGCGTCGGGGCCCGGCAGCCGCTCCGCGAGGCGGTCGACCACCTGGGCGCGGAAGTTGACCCTCAGGATGTCGCCGTGTTCGCCCTGGACGGGGGCGAAGGCGATCCGGAGCAGGGGGTCGGCGCCGCGTTCGATCTGGCCGGTGAGGACGTGGCGGACCATGTGGCGGCCCAGCTCGTCCAGGGGTGCGTCCAGCAGGGCCGTCGCGTCGGACGCGAAGGACATGACGCGCGCGAGGAGGGCGTCCTTGTTGCCGAAGTACTTCACGATCAACGGCGGGCTGACACCGGCCCGTTCGGCGACCGCCTTGAGGGTGATGTCGGCGTGGGGGGTGCGGGCCAGGAGGTAGCGGGCCGCCTTGAGGATGGCGGCCCGGGTCGCCTCGGCGTCCCGACGGGCGGGTGCGGCGGTGGGGGGCGTGGGGCTCACGGCACTCATGCTCCCTCCATGACCCTGTCCCCCGCACCCGGGGTACCGCCCCCGGACGCGGAGTCACCGGGAATCGTCAGGGCCACCACGTAGCGGCCAGGTGCGGCGGTCGAAACCAGCGACCTCACCGCACTCATGCTCCCTCCATCGCCCCGTCCCGCGCGCCCCGGGTGCCGCCACCGGCCCGGCGGGGGCCCCCGGGCGTGGCGTCGCCGGGGATGGTGAGGGCTGCCGCGCAGGCCGCGAGGGCGACCGCACCGGCCATGGCGAAGGCCAGGAGATAGCCGTGCAGGGTGGGCATGGGGGCGCCGCCCACCGGGCTGGTGTGGTGGACCAGTACCGCTGCGACCGCCGCACTGGAGGTGGCCTGGCCGATGGTGCGCATCAGGACGTTGACGCCGTTGGCGGAGGCGGTCTGCTCGGCGGGGACGGCACGCAGGATCAGGGTGGGCAGGGCCGAGTAGGCGAGGGTGGTGCCGGTGGACACCACGGTCGCGCCCAGGATGACCATCCACAGGTCACGGCTGTCCGCGATGCGCACCCCGTAGCCGCACGCGATGACCGCGGCGCCGAGGGCGAGCGTGACGCGCGGGCCGCGGGAGGCGGAGATCCGGGCGGAGAGCGGGGAGAACAGCAGCATGGTGACGCCGCCGGGCAGCAGGCACAGGCCGGTGGCCACGATCGACAGGCCCAGTCCGTAGCCGGTGGCCTTCGGTGCCTGGACGAGTTGGGCCGTCACCAGGGAGTTGGCGTAGAACGCGAAACCGGTGAGCAGGGCGGCCACATGGGACAGGCCCACCCGCGGCCGGGTGACCAGCCGCAGGTCCACCAGGGGCTGCTCGGTGCGCAGTTGGCGCCACCACCACAGGGCAAGGACGGCGACGGACACCAGGAAGAGGCCGAGGACGCGGGGGCTGCCCCAGCCCCACTGGCCGCCCTGGGAGACCCCGAGCAGCAGGCTGACCAGGCCGACGGCCAGTCCCAGGGCGCCCGGGACGTCGAAGCGGCCCGGCCGGCGCACCGGGGACTCGCGGACCGCCCACGACACGGCCGCGACGCCGAGGGCGCCGAGGACGCCGGTCATCCAGAACATGGTGTGCCAGTCGGCGTACTGGACGACCATGGCGGCCAGCGGCAGGCCCAGCGCGGCACCGATCCCGACGGTGGAACTCATCATCGCGACCGCCGAACCCCGGCGCTCGGGCGGCAGCTCGTCGCGCAGGATGCTGATCGACAGCGGCACCACGGAGGCGGCGGCACCCTGGAGGGCGCGGGCCGCGATGAGCACGGTGATGTCGGACGACAGGGCGCACATCACCGAGCCGGCCGTCATGAGGACCAGGGACGCCGTCAGCACCTTGCGCTTGCCGCACATGTCACCGGCGCGGCCGAGCACCGGGGTGAGGACCGCTCCGGCCAGCAGGGTCGCGGTGACCATCCAGGAGACCGCGCCCGCCGAGGAGTGCGTCAGCCGGGGCAGGTCCGGCAGCAGGGGGACGACCACGGTCTGCATGACGGCCATGAGCATGCCGCACATCGCCAGCACCGGCACGGTGAGCCGGGCCCGCAGGCCGCTTCCGCGGGGCGGGGATATCGGGCCCTGCTGATCCATCGGCGCTCCGGATTCGAAAAGGAGAACAGCGGGTGAATGGCAATTCACTTTAGCGGTGAATCACCATTCACCCCAACTCCTGCCGGGTTCTGCGGCTACTTGCGGGAGGCCAGCTCCCGGGCGTGCACGCCGCGCGCGATCCTCGGTCCGAGCCAGCGCTTGAACCTGCGCAGCACCTCAAGGCGCCCGGCGGCCCGGTCGATCCGGTAGTACAGCTGCGGCGGGACGTAGGGCAGCAGCGGCGAGTGCCGCTGGCCGAGCAGGGCGAACATCTGCTCCGGGGGCAGGTCGATGTAGCGGGGCAGGTTCTCGTACCACTGGGCGCTGTGGCGGGCCGCACTCTGGACGGAGAGCAGCTCCGACTTGCGCTGCCGCTCGTACCGGGCGAGCGCCTGGGGAAGCTCGCCGTGCGTGCACAGGGCGTCGGCCAGGGCGATGGCGTCCTCCAGGGCGAGGGTGGTGCCGGCGCCGATGGAGTAGTGGGTGGTGTGGGCGGCGTCGCCGAGCAGGACGAGGTTGTCGCGGTGCCAGGTGCGGTTGGTGAGGGTGCGGAAGTTCAGCCACTGGGCGCTGCCGGAGCCGGTGGAGCGGCCGATCAGCGGGTGGCCGTCGAGGACGTCGTCGAACAGCTTCTCCAGCAGGGCGAGTCCGTCGGCCTCTTCGGCGGCGCCGAGGCCGAGGCCGGTCCAGGTCGTCGGTGCGCACTCGACGACGACGGTGCTGCGCTCGGGGCTGAAGGCGTAGCCGTAGCACCAGATCCAGCCGTGGTCGGTCTCGACGAAGGCGAAGGTGAAGGAGTCGAAGACCTTGCTGGTGCCGAGCCAGATGTAGTGGTTGCGGCCCGCTTCGACCTCGGCCCCGAAGTGCTCGGCGTGCCCGGTGCGCAGGGCGCTGCGCACGCCGTCGCCGGCCACGACGAGGTCGGCCGCGGGGAGGTTCCCGAGGGTGATCTCGTGCTCGAACTCCAGCCGCACCCCCAGCGATCGGGCCCGGGCGGCGAGGATCTCAAGGAGGCGGTGGCGGCCGATGCCGAACCCCTCGTCGCTGGGCCGCCGGGTGACCAGGTCGCGCACCCGGGCCTCGCCCTGGTTCCAGGTGACGGAGGCCTCCTCGATCGCGCGGGCCGACTCGGGGTCGTGCACGTGGAGCTTGTCGAGCAGTCCGCGCCAGTAGGTGACGCCCCAGCCGTAGGTCGAGCCCTCCGGGTCGCGCTCGTGGACCGTGATGTCGTGGGACGGGTCCTGCCGTTTCAGCAGGATCGAGAGATACAGGCCGGCGGGCCCGCCGCCGACGCAGGCGACCTTCACAAGCACCCCTAGGAATTACCCAAAGCGGTCAATTGGCAACGCAGAGTAGCAGCAGGGGCTTGCCGGACCCTTGCTCCGGTTCGCGCCACTTTCGGCACGTGAGGCGGGCCACTACCAGGGCGTTCACCCGCAAAGGATCTTCGGATCCGCCACTCGCGGGAGAAGGAATTCCTCCGTCCGGGTACCGGCAAGCCCTCTCCACAGCAAGATCATCTTTGTTCAACGCTGTACGACATGTAGGTAATTGTCTGGATCACAGCCAACCGGCCACGAGCGATTTCTCCCGCTCTCACCAGGGCCGATAGGCATGCGGAGTCCGACGACTCAGGAGGAACACCGCATGCCGGAACTCACCCGCCGTACCGCCCTCACCGCGACGGCCGCCCTCGCCGCGACGGCCGTCGCCGCCCCGCGCGCTGTGGCCGATGAGCACCACCACGACTCCCCCGGCCACCTCGACTCCCCCGGCCCCTTCGACGAGGTCTACAAGGGCCGCCGGATACAGGGCCGGTCCACCGGGGGCCACCACGGCGGCTACCGGGTGACGGTCGACGGCGTGGAGCTGCACGTGATGCGCAACGCCGACGGCACCTGGATCAGCGTCGTCAGCCACTACGACCCGGTGCCCACCCCGCGTGCCGCCGCACGGGCCGCCGTCGACGAGCTCCAGGGCGCGCGACTGCTGCCCTTCCCCGCCAACTGACCGTCCCGTACGCCTTTTTGGAGCACCCGCACATGACCGTCCGCAAGAACCAGGCAGCCCTGACCACCGACGAGAAGCGCCGGTTCGTCGCCGCCGTCCTGGAGCTGAAGCGCAGCGGCCGCTACGACACGTTCGTCACCACGCACAACGGATTCATCATGGCCGACACCGACAACACGGAGCGCACCGGCCACCGTTCGCCCTCCTTCCTGCCCTGGCACCGCAGATTCCTGCTCGACTTCGAGCAGGCCCTGCAGTCGGTGGACTCCTCGGTCACGCTCCCCTACTGGGACTGGAGCACCGACCGCTCCCCCCGCGCCTCGCTGTGGGGCCCCGACTTCCTCGGCGGCACCGGGCGCAGCCGGGACGGACGGGTGATGGACGGCCCGTTCGCCGCGG
This genomic window contains:
- a CDS encoding TetR family transcriptional regulator, translated to MSAVSPTPPTAAPARRDAEATRAAILKAARYLLARTPHADITLKAVAERAGVSPPLIVKYFGNKDALLARVMSFASDATALLDAPLDELGRHMVRHVLTGQIERGADPLLRIAFAPVQGEHGDILRVNFRAQVVDRLAERLPGPDAGLRAELAVGTLLGLGVMYGIARGAELRARAVDDLVDRYAPTVQAHLTP
- a CDS encoding MFS transporter; amino-acid sequence: MDQQGPISPPRGSGLRARLTVPVLAMCGMLMAVMQTVVVPLLPDLPRLTHSSAGAVSWMVTATLLAGAVLTPVLGRAGDMCGKRKVLTASLVLMTAGSVMCALSSDITVLIAARALQGAAASVVPLSISILRDELPPERRGSAVAMMSSTVGIGAALGLPLAAMVVQYADWHTMFWMTGVLGALGVAAVSWAVRESPVRRPGRFDVPGALGLAVGLVSLLLGVSQGGQWGWGSPRVLGLFLVSVAVLALWWWRQLRTEQPLVDLRLVTRPRVGLSHVAALLTGFAFYANSLVTAQLVQAPKATGYGLGLSIVATGLCLLPGGVTMLLFSPLSARISASRGPRVTLALGAAVIACGYGVRIADSRDLWMVILGATVVSTGTTLAYSALPTLILRAVPAEQTASANGVNVLMRTIGQATSSAAVAAVLVHHTSPVGGAPMPTLHGYLLAFAMAGAVALAACAAALTIPGDATPGGPRRAGGGTRGARDGAMEGA
- a CDS encoding FAD-dependent monooxygenase, translating into MLVKVACVGGGPAGLYLSILLKRQDPSHDITVHERDPEGSTYGWGVTYWRGLLDKLHVHDPESARAIEEASVTWNQGEARVRDLVTRRPSDEGFGIGRHRLLEILAARARSLGVRLEFEHEITLGNLPAADLVVAGDGVRSALRTGHAEHFGAEVEAGRNHYIWLGTSKVFDSFTFAFVETDHGWIWCYGYAFSPERSTVVVECAPTTWTGLGLGAAEEADGLALLEKLFDDVLDGHPLIGRSTGSGSAQWLNFRTLTNRTWHRDNLVLLGDAAHTTHYSIGAGTTLALEDAIALADALCTHGELPQALARYERQRKSELLSVQSAARHSAQWYENLPRYIDLPPEQMFALLGQRHSPLLPYVPPQLYYRIDRAAGRLEVLRRFKRWLGPRIARGVHARELASRK
- a CDS encoding tyrosinase cofactor — its product is MPELTRRTALTATAALAATAVAAPRAVADEHHHDSPGHLDSPGPFDEVYKGRRIQGRSTGGHHGGYRVTVDGVELHVMRNADGTWISVVSHYDPVPTPRAAARAAVDELQGARLLPFPAN